A part of Arachis hypogaea cultivar Tifrunner chromosome 12, arahy.Tifrunner.gnm2.J5K5, whole genome shotgun sequence genomic DNA contains:
- the LOC112727982 gene encoding probable envelope ADP,ATP carrier protein, chloroplastic, translating to MANDTTVVTWRKIPSLKLTSFNNDDVVLPSRSKHLRNDATLAFAAGDANGSGISCKFASVSVAETRFDREFAPTASQLLRRPLAVVALVPKDGALFLAGAIAGAAAKTVTAPLDRIKILMQTHGVIAGKASAKKAISLIEAITVIGKEEGIKGYWKGNLPQVIRVIPYSAVQLFAYETYKKIFSGKDGKLSVLGRLAAGAFAGMTSTFVTYPLDVLRLRLAVEPGYRTMSEVALSMLREEGFASFYYGLGPSLIGIAPYIAVNFCVFDLLKKSLPEKYQKRTETSLLTAVLSASLATLTCYPLDTVRRQMQLKGTPYKTVLDAISGIVARDGFIGLYRGFVPNALKNLPNSSIRLTTYDIVKRLIASSEKEFQTITEENRNKQMKQ from the exons ATGGCAAACGACACTACCGTTGTGACGTGGCGCAAAATCCCCAGCCTCAAACTAACCTCCTTCAACAACGACGATGTCGTTTTACCTAGCCGCTCCAAACATCTCCGAAACGACGCCACACTCGCCTTTGCCGCCGGCGACGCCAATGGCAGTGGAATCAGCTGTAAATTCGCGTCCGTGTCGGTGGCAGAGACGAGATTCGACAGAGAATTCGCGCCTACGGCGTCTCAGCTCCTTAGACGCCCGCTCGCTGTGGTGGCGCTCGTTCCAAAGGATGGCGCGCTGTTTCTCGCCGGAGCTATCGCCGGCGCTGCCGCGAAGACCGTCACGGCGCCTCTCGACCGTATCAAGATCCTCATGCAG ACGCATGGAGTGATAGCCGGTAAAGCAAGTGCAAAGAAAGCGATTAGTTTGATTGAG GCTATAACAGTTATAGGGAAGGAAGAAGGAATTAAAGGTTATTGGAAGGGCAATCTCCCCCAG GTTATTCGGGTTATACCTTATAGTGCTGTCCAGCTTTTTGCTTATGAAACTTATAAG AAAATTTTTAGTGGCAAGGATGGTAAGCTCTCTGTTCTGGGGAGACTTGCAGCTGGTGCTTTTGCTGGCATGACATCAACTTTT GTTACTTATCCATTAGATGTCCTGAGATTACGATTAGCTGTTGAGCCTGGTTATCGAACAATGTCAGAG GTTGCATTGAGCATGCTAAGAGAGGAAGGGTTTGCATCTTTCTACTATGGTCTTGGACCTTCTCTTATTGGAATAGCTCCTTATATTGCAGTTAACTTCTGTGTTTTTGACTT ATTAAAGAAGTCATTGCCAGAGAAATATCAAAAAAGAACTGAAACATCTCTACTAACTGCGGTGCTTTCAGCATCTCTGGCCACACTTACATGTTATCCTCTTGACACTGTACGAAGACAGATGCAATTGAAGGGTACACCATATAAGACTGTATTAGATGCCATTTCAG GTATTGTGGCACGGGATGGATTTATTGGCTTGTATCGAGGATTTGTGCCCAATGCTTTGAAAAACTTACCAAACAGCAG CATCAGGCTTACCACATATGACATTGTCAAAAGGCTAATTGCATCTAGTGAGAAAGAATTCCAAACAATTACAGAGGAAAACCGCAACAAACAAATGAAACAATAG
- the LOC112727983 gene encoding transcription factor bHLH162 isoform X1, giving the protein MNQLGSRSQASPSSTNKKKIERRVIEKNRRNHMKMLYSKLNSLLPRPKEPLPLPDQVDKAINYIKSLEEKVKMAKEKRERSLGMEIRRKRTRGDCSGVDRQKPPQLEVHEIGSCVEIEMTCGLDTQFIFYEIIRILNEENIDVKSVNSSLIENSMYHILRAEISPSLLQFGVTKVSERLKRYFLAEIEGLEQKSDSEVEEGLLMLLDSDLPALKMDFLELQNSKWRASNCVGK; this is encoded by the exons atgaatcAATTGGGAAGTAGAAGTCAAGCTTCTCCATCTTCAACAAACAAGAAGAAGATTGAGAGAAGGGTCATTGAGAAAAACAGAAGGAACCACATGAAGATGCTCTACTCCAAACTCAACTCTCTTCTCCCTAGGCCCAAg GAACCGTTGCCATTGCCTGATCAAGTGGACAAGGCCATAAACTACATAAAGAGCTTGGAGGAGAAGGTGAAGATGGCtaaggagaagagagagaggtCATTGGGAATGGAAATCCGAAGAAAGAGGACACGTGGTGATTGCAGCGGTGTTGATCGCCAAAAACCGCCACAACTTGAGGTTCATGAAATAGGTTCGTGTGTTGAAATTGAAATGACATGTGGATTAGATACTCAGTTCATATTCTATGAAATCATTCGTATTCTGAATGAAGAGAATATTGATGTCAAGAGTGTCAATTCCTCACTCATCGAGAATTCCATGTATCATATTCTTCGGGCAGAG ATTTCACCGTCTTTGCTTCAATTCGGTGTGACTAAAGTAAGTGAGAGATTGAAAAG gtattttctggctgaaattgagggacttgagcaaaaatcagattcagaggttgaagaaggactgctgatgctgttggattctgacctccctgcactcaaaatggattttctggagctacagaactcaaaatggcgcgcttctaattgcgttggaaagtag
- the LOC112727983 gene encoding transcription factor bHLH162 isoform X2, which produces MNQLGSRSQASPSSTNKKKIERRVIEKNRRNHMKMLYSKLNSLLPRPKEPLPLPDQVDKAINYIKSLEEKVKMAKEKRERSLGMEIRRKRTRGDCSGVDRQKPPQLEVHEIGSCVEIEMTCGLDTQFIFYEIIRILNEENIDVKSVNSSLIENSMYHILRAEISPSLLQFGVTKVSERLKRFVNEPTSEIELQSDYQLLDFEIDTDELAELLDFLEEK; this is translated from the exons atgaatcAATTGGGAAGTAGAAGTCAAGCTTCTCCATCTTCAACAAACAAGAAGAAGATTGAGAGAAGGGTCATTGAGAAAAACAGAAGGAACCACATGAAGATGCTCTACTCCAAACTCAACTCTCTTCTCCCTAGGCCCAAg GAACCGTTGCCATTGCCTGATCAAGTGGACAAGGCCATAAACTACATAAAGAGCTTGGAGGAGAAGGTGAAGATGGCtaaggagaagagagagaggtCATTGGGAATGGAAATCCGAAGAAAGAGGACACGTGGTGATTGCAGCGGTGTTGATCGCCAAAAACCGCCACAACTTGAGGTTCATGAAATAGGTTCGTGTGTTGAAATTGAAATGACATGTGGATTAGATACTCAGTTCATATTCTATGAAATCATTCGTATTCTGAATGAAGAGAATATTGATGTCAAGAGTGTCAATTCCTCACTCATCGAGAATTCCATGTATCATATTCTTCGGGCAGAG ATTTCACCGTCTTTGCTTCAATTCGGTGTGACTAAAGTAAGTGAGAGATTGAAAAGGTTTGTGAATGAACCAACCAGTGAAATTGAATTACAATCTGATTATCAGTTGTTGGATTTTGAGATTGATACTGATGAATTAGCGGAGCTTTTAGATTTTTTAGAAGAGAAATAA